A window from Citrus sinensis cultivar Valencia sweet orange chromosome 3, DVS_A1.0, whole genome shotgun sequence encodes these proteins:
- the LOC102615608 gene encoding cytochrome P450 71A1: MALLIVMIILLCPPIFLFFVLRRHITSRHASSLPPGPKGLPFIGNLHQFDVSKPHVSFWELSKKYGPLMSLRLGFVPTLVVSSAKMAKETLKAHDLQFSGRPALVATQRLTYNGLELVFSPYGAYWREIRKICVIHLFNSIRAQNFRPIREDEVSRMIESISKSAAASKQVNLSEIIMSLSCNTICRLGFGKRSDDNDEATSERSRLHALLREIQALSIAFFVTDYFPFMGWIDKLTGMMRRLENNFQESDRFYQELIDEHLDPKRTKADMQQEDLIDVLLQIRKHRGFKVDLTLDHIKAVLMDIFVAGTDTSAATMVWTMTYLMKYPRVMKKVQEEIRSLVGGNKSFVDEDDVQELHYLKAVVKEAMRLQPPVPLLVPRETTEKCIVDGYEIPAKTIVYVNAWAIGRDPEAWENPEEFNPERFIDRSIDFKGQNFEFIPFGAGRRICPGMHLGIATVDLALANLLYKFDWEMPPGMKKQDLDFDSLPGTTVHKKNFLVLLAKYHEYVN; the protein is encoded by the exons ATGGCTTTACTTATCGTCATGATCATCCTTCTGTGTCCCCCAATCTTCCTCTTCTTTGTTTTACGAAGACACATAACCTCAAGGCATGCTTCGTCGCTACCACCTGGTCCCAAGGGCCTTCCTTTTATAGGAAACTTACATCAGTTTGACGTCTCAAAGCCTCATGTGTCATTTTGGGAACTATCTAAAAAATATGGTCCTCTCATGTCATTGCGTCTTGGTTTTGTGCCGACCCTAGTTGTTTCCTCAGCCAAAATGGCTAAGGAGACTTTAAAAGCCCATGATCTTCAATTCTCTGGCAGGCCAGCTTTGGTAGCAACACAAAGGCTAACTTATAATGGCTTGGAATTGGTATTTTCACCGTATGGTGCGTATTGGAGAGAGATTAGAAAAATATGTGTCATTCATCTCTTTAACTCTATTAGAGCACAAAATTTTCGACCCATTAGAGAAGATGAAGTTTCGAGAATGATTGAATCCATATCAAAATCAGCTGCTGCTTCTAAACAAGTCAACTTAAGTGAGATAATTATGTCTCTTTCGTGCAACACCATTTGTAGACTTGGTTTTGGCAAGAGATCTGATGATAACGATGAGGCAACAAGTGAAAGAAGTAGACTCCATGCATTGCTTAGAGAAATTCAAGCCTTGTCTATAGCCTTTTTTGTTACggattattttccttttatgggTTGGATTGATAAACTCACTGGAATGATGCGTCGCCTGGAAAATAACTTCCAAGAATCTGATAGATTCTACCAAGAACTCATCGACGAGCATTTAGAtccaaaaagaacaaaagcagATATGCAGCAGgaggatttaattgatgttttaCTTCAAATTCGAAAACATCGTGGGTTCAAAGTTGACCTAACTTTGGATCACATCAAAGCAGTGCTCATG GACATATTCGTTGCTGGAACAGACACGAGCGCGGCGACTATGGTTTGGACCATGACCTACCTAATGAAGTATCCTAGAGTGATGAAAAAGGTTCAAGAAGAAATTAGATCTTTGGTTGGCGGCAACAAAAGCTTTGTCGATGAAGATGATGTTCAAGAACTACACTATCTTAAAGCTGTAGTGAAAGAGGCTATGAGATTGCAACCGCCAGTTCCCTTACTAGTCCCCAGAGAAACAACTGAAAAGTGCATAGTAGACGGGTATGAAATTCCGGCTAAAACAATTGTTTACGTAAATGCATGGGCAATAGGAAGAGATCCTGAAGCTTGGGAGAATCCTGAGGAATTTAATCCTGAGAGATTTATTGATCGTTCTATTGACTTTAAAGGGCAAAACTTTGAGTTTATACCATTTGGTGCTGGCAGAAGAATTTGTCCTGGAATGCATTTGGGAATTGCAACTGTGGATCTTGCACTTGCCAATCTTCTTTACAAATTTGATTGGGAAATGCCTCCAGGAATGAAGAAGCAAGATTTGGACTTTGATTCTCTGCCCGGAACTACCGTGCATAAGAAgaattttcttgttcttctggCTAAGTACCATGAGTATGTGAATTAA